One Actinoplanes missouriensis 431 DNA segment encodes these proteins:
- the scpB gene encoding SMC-Scp complex subunit ScpB, translated as MSSSPEHEDSLAAQAAAWVPPWERRREPDRDFQDAVDAPEDLPEDEPGAEPAPEPTEEELGPELPLPDPVEEAAESADADEDLPEDDEHVPVDAPINGDGPGPQASDDHPGPPAGTPVPVTVPAQGRKPRDGSAASEGGEARTPSVVLDDAELAAALESIMLVVDEPVGELQLAQVMEQPVERIARTLEDVSARYTAAGHGIDLRRVAGGWRLYTRPEYAPYVERFVLDGQSVRLTQAALETLSVVAYKQPVTRSRISAIRGVNCDGVMRTLVTRGLIEECGTEPETGAYLYRTTVLFLEKLGLNSVDQLPPLAPFLPDDVEEVLDASG; from the coding sequence GTGAGCAGCAGCCCGGAGCATGAGGACTCCCTGGCGGCGCAGGCGGCCGCGTGGGTGCCGCCGTGGGAGCGCCGGCGCGAGCCCGACCGGGATTTCCAGGACGCCGTGGACGCTCCGGAGGATCTGCCCGAGGACGAGCCCGGCGCCGAGCCGGCTCCCGAGCCGACCGAGGAGGAGCTGGGCCCGGAGCTGCCGCTGCCCGACCCGGTCGAGGAGGCCGCCGAGAGCGCGGACGCCGACGAGGACCTGCCCGAGGACGACGAGCACGTTCCGGTGGACGCCCCGATCAACGGCGACGGTCCCGGCCCGCAGGCGAGCGACGACCATCCCGGCCCGCCGGCGGGGACGCCGGTTCCGGTCACGGTTCCCGCTCAGGGCCGGAAGCCGCGGGACGGCTCAGCTGCTTCTGAGGGAGGTGAAGCCCGTACCCCCTCGGTGGTCCTGGATGACGCCGAGCTGGCGGCGGCCCTCGAATCGATCATGCTCGTGGTTGATGAGCCGGTAGGCGAATTGCAGCTGGCGCAGGTGATGGAGCAGCCGGTCGAGCGGATCGCGCGGACCCTGGAGGACGTCTCGGCGCGGTACACGGCGGCCGGGCACGGGATCGACCTGCGGCGGGTGGCGGGTGGCTGGCGTCTCTACACCCGTCCGGAGTACGCGCCGTACGTCGAGCGGTTCGTGCTGGACGGGCAGTCCGTGCGGCTCACGCAGGCCGCCCTGGAGACACTCTCGGTGGTGGCGTACAAGCAGCCGGTGACGCGCTCGCGAATCTCGGCCATCCGCGGTGTGAACTGTGACGGCGTCATGCGTACGCTTGTCACTCGCGGCCTCATCGAGGAGTGCGGCACGGAGCCGGAGACGGGTGCATACCTGTACCGGACGACCGTGTTGTTCCTGGAGAAGCTCGGCCTCAACTCGGTCGACCAGCTGCCCCCGCTCGCCCCGTTCCTGCCCGACGATGTGGAAGAAGTACTCGATGCCTCAGGCTGA
- a CDS encoding MFS transporter gives MNASPARLHAGFWSIAIAFLTAMAFSTVPTPLYPLYMRRDGFSTFTVTVVFAVYAVGVVISLLLAGHISDRLGRKKILIPALALELLAAALFLTSSSLPVLLAARFVTGLGVGMITATATAHLQELHAAHQPGASRQRFEVVSTAANSGGLGLGTLIAGLLAQFVYAPLRTPYLVFAGLLALSILLVALTPETVTRAPDRYRYRPQRIGAHGNRMVYLTAAVSALASFAVFGVFTSLAPGFVSGTLHHSSRALAGAIVFAVFGAAAAAQALTGSLSAAAKTRLGLLAQASGIVVLVIGMHTASLAAFLVGGVVAGIGAGVLFKAAVGSVAASAAPAERGEALAGLFLIAYLGLGVPAIALGVATRSLPAVTVMTWFAGILLVLLATVALLSRRTAPTATPGAPAPELPSAGAGTAGGPVRDLAHSAR, from the coding sequence ATGAACGCATCGCCCGCCCGGCTGCACGCCGGCTTCTGGTCGATCGCCATCGCGTTCCTGACCGCGATGGCGTTCTCCACCGTGCCCACCCCGCTCTACCCGCTCTACATGCGGCGCGACGGCTTCTCCACCTTCACCGTGACGGTGGTCTTCGCCGTCTACGCGGTCGGCGTGGTGATCAGCCTGCTGCTCGCCGGGCACATCTCCGACCGGCTCGGGCGCAAGAAGATCCTGATCCCGGCCCTGGCGCTGGAACTGCTCGCCGCCGCCCTCTTCCTCACCAGCTCGTCGCTGCCGGTGCTGCTCGCCGCCCGGTTCGTCACCGGTCTCGGCGTCGGCATGATCACGGCCACCGCGACCGCGCACCTGCAGGAGTTGCACGCGGCACACCAGCCGGGTGCCTCACGGCAGCGCTTCGAGGTGGTCTCGACCGCAGCCAACAGCGGCGGCCTCGGATTGGGCACGCTGATCGCGGGACTTCTGGCCCAATTCGTGTACGCCCCGCTGCGTACGCCGTACCTCGTCTTCGCCGGCCTGCTCGCCCTGAGCATCCTGCTCGTGGCGCTCACGCCGGAGACCGTGACCCGGGCGCCGGACCGCTACCGGTACCGGCCGCAGCGGATCGGCGCGCACGGCAACCGGATGGTCTACCTGACCGCCGCGGTCTCCGCGCTCGCCTCGTTCGCGGTGTTCGGCGTCTTCACCTCGCTCGCCCCCGGCTTCGTCTCCGGCACCCTGCACCACTCGTCCCGCGCCCTGGCCGGAGCCATCGTCTTCGCGGTCTTCGGCGCGGCGGCCGCCGCTCAGGCCCTGACCGGCTCGCTGAGCGCCGCGGCGAAGACCCGTCTCGGCCTGCTCGCCCAGGCCTCCGGCATCGTCGTCCTGGTGATCGGCATGCACACCGCGAGTCTGGCCGCGTTCCTGGTCGGCGGCGTGGTCGCCGGCATCGGCGCGGGCGTCCTCTTCAAGGCGGCGGTCGGCTCGGTCGCCGCGTCGGCGGCGCCGGCGGAGCGCGGTGAGGCCCTGGCCGGCCTGTTCCTGATCGCCTATCTCGGCCTCGGCGTGCCGGCGATCGCCCTCGGCGTCGCGACCCGGTCGCTGCCGGCGGTCACCGTGATGACCTGGTTCGCCGGGATCCTGCTGGTGCTGCTGGCGACGGTGGCCCTGCTGAGCCGCCGGACCGCTCCCACAGCGACCCCGGGCGCTCCGGCGCCGGAGCTGCCGTCGGCCGGCGCCGGGACGGCGGGCGGGCCGGTGCGGGACCTGGCGCACAGCGCACGATGA
- a CDS encoding zinc metalloprotease, whose translation MLFALGEPVAFVALLIAFLLGLALRAIAIRFTARTVGLAERRVSLRLSPREDIDPFGAVAAAVGGMGWGKQLSVDEVPRYRGRGRAAAVFIAGPVACILAGELLIAAYALVFPDTAEFVLANAGIGDILRGVNLPAAQQIVLSLGVGLLAFGLLALIPIPPLDGFGILWNALRRPAAGMQWMRLWLEDKNIGVLLLLIFAFFPTGYPLLNMVLDFLGVLFLRVWV comes from the coding sequence GTGCTCTTCGCCCTCGGCGAACCGGTCGCCTTCGTCGCCCTCCTGATCGCCTTCCTCCTCGGCCTGGCGCTGCGGGCCATCGCCATCCGGTTCACCGCGCGCACGGTCGGCCTGGCGGAACGCCGCGTCTCCCTGCGTCTGAGCCCGCGCGAGGACATCGACCCGTTCGGCGCGGTCGCGGCGGCGGTGGGCGGCATGGGCTGGGGCAAGCAGCTCTCCGTCGACGAGGTCCCGCGGTACCGGGGCCGAGGCCGGGCGGCTGCCGTCTTCATCGCCGGTCCGGTCGCCTGCATCCTCGCCGGTGAGCTGCTGATCGCCGCCTACGCCCTGGTCTTCCCGGACACCGCGGAGTTCGTCCTGGCGAACGCCGGCATCGGTGACATCCTGCGCGGCGTGAACCTCCCGGCGGCCCAGCAGATCGTGCTCTCCCTCGGGGTCGGCCTGCTCGCGTTCGGCCTGCTCGCCCTCATCCCGATCCCGCCGCTCGACGGCTTCGGCATCCTCTGGAACGCGCTGCGCCGCCCCGCCGCCGGTATGCAGTGGATGCGCCTCTGGCTCGAGGACAAGAACATCGGCGTCCTGCTCCTGCTGATCTTCGCGTTCTTCCCGACCGGCTACCCGCTGCTCAACATGGTGCTGGACTTCCTCGGAGTGCTCTTCCTCCGCGTCTGGGTCTAA
- a CDS encoding LysR family transcriptional regulator, whose amino-acid sequence MELRQLEYFVAVAEEQSFTRAATRLFVVQSAVSAAVKALERDLGVPLLERNSKRVLLTDAGAALLPRARFALDAAREARDAVAEVRGGLSGTLRIGTLTSIRIIDLPAILGEFHRRHPGVLLRASAAPSGSMGLIEALTDHRLDLAFVSLPGARPPGVRLIDLTESVLDLVVPEDHPLAGADHVPITALAGLDFIDSPVGYGNRSVTDRAFTAAGVPRRVTIEIPDIATGAAHVCHGLGVALLPRFIVAGEPGVAVVPVTGADLVWPLSLAIAADRTPGAAARALITLLTDTIRNGGRP is encoded by the coding sequence GTGGAACTGCGCCAGCTGGAGTACTTCGTCGCGGTCGCCGAGGAGCAGAGCTTCACCCGTGCGGCGACCCGGCTCTTCGTCGTCCAGTCCGCGGTCTCGGCCGCGGTCAAGGCACTGGAGCGGGATCTCGGCGTACCCCTGCTGGAACGCAACTCGAAACGGGTGCTGCTCACCGATGCCGGCGCGGCCCTGCTCCCCCGCGCCCGGTTCGCCCTGGACGCCGCCCGCGAGGCCCGGGACGCGGTGGCCGAGGTGCGTGGCGGGCTCAGCGGCACCCTGCGGATCGGCACGCTCACCTCGATCCGGATCATCGACCTGCCGGCGATCCTCGGCGAGTTCCACCGCCGCCACCCGGGTGTGCTGCTGCGGGCCAGCGCCGCGCCCTCCGGCTCGATGGGCCTGATCGAGGCGCTCACCGATCATCGGCTGGACCTGGCGTTCGTGTCACTGCCGGGGGCCCGGCCGCCCGGCGTACGCCTGATCGACCTGACCGAGTCCGTCCTCGACCTGGTCGTCCCCGAGGACCACCCGCTCGCCGGCGCCGATCATGTCCCGATCACCGCGCTGGCCGGCCTGGACTTCATCGACTCGCCGGTCGGCTACGGCAACCGGTCGGTGACCGACCGCGCCTTCACCGCCGCCGGGGTGCCGCGCCGGGTCACCATCGAGATCCCGGACATCGCCACCGGGGCGGCGCACGTCTGCCACGGGCTCGGCGTCGCGCTGCTGCCCCGGTTCATCGTGGCCGGTGAACCCGGCGTCGCGGTGGTCCCGGTGACCGGCGCCGACCTGGTCTGGCCGCTCTCGCTGGCGATCGCCGCCGACCGCACGCCAGGCGCCGCCGCACGCGCCCTGATCACCCTGCTCACCGACACTATCCGCAACGGAGGACGCCCGTGA
- the ald gene encoding alanine dehydrogenase encodes MKVGIPSEVKNNEFRVAITPAGVFEFTRSGHEVFVQAGAGLGSSITDGDYQSAGATILPDADAVWGTGDLILKVKEPIAEEYHRMRDGQVLFTYLHLAASKACTDALLDRRVTGIAYETVELPDRSLPLLAPMSEVAGRLAPQVGAYHLMRQGGGRGVLMGGVPGVYAAKVVVIGAGVSGLNAAAIALGMQAEVLLLDKNVARLRAVDADYRGHIQTIASNAYEIEKAVLDADLVIGAVLVPGAKAPTLISNDLVSRMKPGSVLVDISIDQGGCFEDSRPTTHDAPTYPVHSSMFYCVANMPGAVPHTSTYALTNVTLPYALELANRGWRDALRTDPALAGGLNTFGGEVVYGPVAEAHGMGSISLTEVLR; translated from the coding sequence GTGAAGGTCGGCATTCCCAGCGAGGTCAAGAACAACGAGTTCCGGGTGGCGATCACTCCGGCCGGGGTGTTCGAGTTCACCCGGTCCGGCCATGAGGTCTTCGTGCAGGCGGGCGCGGGCCTGGGCTCCTCCATCACCGACGGTGACTATCAGTCGGCGGGCGCGACGATCCTGCCGGACGCCGACGCGGTGTGGGGGACCGGTGACCTGATCCTCAAGGTCAAGGAGCCGATCGCCGAGGAGTACCACCGGATGCGGGACGGGCAGGTGCTCTTCACGTACCTGCACCTGGCCGCGTCGAAGGCGTGCACCGACGCGCTGCTGGACCGCCGGGTCACCGGGATCGCGTACGAGACGGTCGAGCTGCCGGACCGTTCGCTGCCCCTGCTGGCCCCGATGTCCGAGGTCGCCGGCCGGCTCGCGCCGCAGGTCGGGGCGTACCACCTGATGCGGCAGGGCGGCGGCCGCGGCGTGCTGATGGGCGGTGTGCCGGGTGTCTACGCGGCGAAGGTGGTGGTGATCGGCGCGGGGGTGTCCGGGCTGAACGCCGCGGCGATCGCGCTCGGCATGCAGGCCGAGGTGCTGCTGCTGGACAAGAACGTGGCCCGGCTGCGGGCGGTCGACGCCGACTACCGCGGGCACATCCAGACGATCGCGTCGAACGCGTACGAGATCGAGAAAGCGGTCCTGGACGCCGACCTGGTGATCGGCGCGGTGCTGGTGCCGGGGGCGAAGGCGCCGACGCTGATCTCGAACGACCTGGTGTCCCGGATGAAACCGGGCAGTGTCCTGGTGGACATCTCGATCGACCAGGGTGGTTGCTTCGAGGACTCCCGGCCGACCACGCACGACGCCCCGACGTACCCGGTGCACTCCTCGATGTTCTACTGCGTGGCCAACATGCCCGGCGCGGTGCCGCACACGAGCACCTACGCGCTCACCAACGTCACCCTCCCGTACGCTCTGGAGCTGGCCAACCGGGGCTGGCGGGACGCGCTGCGGACCGATCCGGCGCTGGCCGGCGGCCTGAACACGTTCGGCGGCGAGGTCGTCTACGGCCCGGTCGCCGAGGCGCACGGCATGGGCTCGATATCGCTGACGGAGGTGCTCCGCTGA
- a CDS encoding ParA family protein, whose amino-acid sequence MSGNGERAEAWTSTLREQQNSLDLGADLGPADPTAYTMRRPIPEPMPTDRHGPARIIALANQKGGVGKTTTTINLGAALAEYGRKVLLVDFDPQGACSVGLGVNPHNLDLSVYNLLMQDDVATEDVIIKTDVAGLHLLPANIDLSAAEIQLVNEVAREMALARALRSVRKEYDFILIDCQPSLGLLAINALTIAHGVLIPLECEFFSLRGVALLLDTIDKVRERLNFDLELEGILATMYDSRTTHCRQVLQRVVEAFGDKVYQTVITKTVKFPESTVAGAPITSLDPASSGARNYRQLAREVIAAKAERG is encoded by the coding sequence ATGTCAGGGAACGGCGAGCGCGCAGAGGCCTGGACGTCCACGCTCCGCGAGCAGCAGAACTCCCTTGATCTCGGAGCTGACCTGGGTCCGGCGGATCCCACGGCCTACACCATGCGCCGCCCGATCCCCGAGCCGATGCCGACCGACCGGCACGGCCCGGCGCGGATCATCGCGCTGGCGAACCAGAAAGGTGGTGTCGGGAAGACGACGACCACCATCAACCTGGGCGCCGCGCTCGCGGAGTACGGGCGGAAGGTCCTCCTCGTCGACTTCGACCCGCAGGGCGCCTGCTCGGTCGGCCTGGGTGTGAACCCGCACAACCTCGACCTGAGCGTCTACAACCTGCTCATGCAGGACGACGTCGCCACCGAGGACGTCATCATCAAGACCGACGTCGCCGGCCTGCACCTGCTCCCGGCGAACATCGACCTCTCGGCCGCCGAGATCCAGCTGGTCAACGAGGTCGCCCGCGAGATGGCCCTGGCCCGGGCGCTGCGAAGTGTCCGCAAGGAGTACGACTTCATCCTGATCGACTGCCAGCCCTCGCTGGGCCTGCTGGCGATCAACGCGCTGACCATCGCGCACGGCGTGCTCATCCCGCTGGAGTGCGAGTTCTTCTCGCTGCGCGGCGTGGCGCTGCTGCTCGACACCATCGACAAGGTGCGCGAGCGGCTCAACTTCGACCTGGAGCTCGAGGGCATCCTCGCCACCATGTACGACTCCCGCACCACCCACTGCCGCCAGGTGCTGCAGCGCGTGGTGGAGGCGTTCGGCGACAAGGTGTACCAGACGGTCATCACCAAGACCGTCAAGTTCCCCGAGTCCACGGTCGCCGGCGCCCCGATCACCTCGCTCGACCCGGCGTCGTCCGGCGCCCGCAACTACCGTCAGCTCGCTCGCGAGGTCATCGCCGCAAAGGCCGAACGAGGCTAG
- a CDS encoding site-specific tyrosine recombinase XerD: MNLDQSITAYLDHLSVERGLSRNTLASYRRDLQRYAAELAEAGVTDLGEVRPADVTGHLARLREGGLASSSAARAISAVRGLHRFAVRERLAGQDAAADIRPPAPPKRLPKALDVDQVGRLLAVPDTHSPLGLRDRALLEFLYGTGARISEAVGADIDDLHEEDVILKGKGGKSRIVPIGGYARNALDAYRTRARPLLIENGRGTPAIFLNARGGRLSRQSAWTVLHRCATAVGLPVEGPYAVSPHTLRHSYATHLLDGGADVRVVQELLGHASVTTTQVYTLVTVERLREVYATSHPRAR, translated from the coding sequence CTGAACCTGGACCAGTCGATCACCGCCTACCTCGACCACCTGAGCGTGGAGCGGGGACTGTCCCGCAACACGCTCGCCTCCTACCGGCGTGACCTCCAGCGTTACGCCGCGGAGCTGGCCGAGGCGGGCGTCACCGACCTGGGGGAGGTGCGGCCCGCCGACGTGACCGGGCACCTGGCCCGGCTGCGCGAGGGCGGGCTCGCGTCCTCGTCGGCCGCGCGGGCGATCAGCGCGGTCCGCGGGCTGCACCGGTTCGCCGTCCGCGAGCGCCTGGCCGGGCAGGACGCGGCGGCCGACATCCGTCCGCCGGCGCCGCCGAAACGGCTGCCCAAGGCGCTCGACGTGGACCAGGTGGGCCGGTTGCTCGCGGTGCCGGACACGCATTCGCCGCTGGGGTTGCGGGACCGGGCGCTGCTGGAGTTCCTCTACGGCACCGGCGCCCGGATCTCCGAGGCGGTCGGCGCGGACATCGACGATCTTCATGAGGAGGACGTCATCCTGAAGGGCAAGGGCGGGAAGAGCCGGATCGTCCCCATAGGCGGTTATGCCCGCAATGCGCTCGACGCCTACCGGACCCGGGCCCGCCCTCTGCTGATCGAGAACGGCCGCGGTACCCCGGCGATCTTCTTGAATGCCCGAGGCGGACGCCTGTCGCGGCAGAGCGCCTGGACGGTTCTGCACCGCTGTGCGACAGCGGTGGGCCTGCCCGTCGAGGGCCCCTACGCGGTGAGCCCGCACACCCTGCGTCACTCGTACGCCACGCATCTGCTCGACGGCGGGGCTGACGTCCGCGTGGTTCAGGAACTCCTGGGACACGCGTCAGTCACGACGACGCAGGTGTATACGCTGGTGACCGTCGAGCGTCTCCGGGAGGTCTACGCCACCTCTCATCCGCGCGCTCGTTAG
- a CDS encoding pseudouridine synthase: MWKKYSMPQADTAERLQKVLAAAGVGSRRACEDLIFRRRVTVNGRVAKLGDKVDPATAEIHVDGQRVITNTKLVYVALNKPRGVVSSLDDEKGRTELADFLGANFEQRLFHVGRLDAESEGLLLLTNDGGLAHKLMHPSYEISKTYLAEVIGPLPRSVGRTLQAGVELEDGPAKVDNFRLVDAIGKTAQVEIVLHEGRKHIVRRMMDAVGHPVTRLIRTAVGPIRLGDLRPGHFRHLSQAEVAALFKAVGD, encoded by the coding sequence ATGTGGAAGAAGTACTCGATGCCTCAGGCTGACACCGCCGAACGCCTCCAGAAAGTCCTGGCGGCGGCCGGTGTTGGATCCCGGCGCGCCTGCGAAGACCTGATCTTCCGGCGGCGCGTCACCGTCAACGGCCGAGTCGCCAAACTCGGCGACAAGGTCGACCCCGCCACGGCGGAGATCCACGTCGACGGGCAGCGGGTGATCACCAACACCAAGCTGGTCTACGTCGCGCTGAACAAGCCGCGGGGCGTCGTCTCCAGCCTCGACGACGAGAAGGGCCGCACCGAGCTGGCGGACTTCCTCGGCGCCAACTTCGAGCAGCGGCTCTTCCACGTGGGCCGGCTCGACGCCGAGTCCGAGGGCCTGCTGCTGCTCACCAACGACGGCGGGCTCGCGCACAAGCTGATGCACCCGTCGTACGAGATCTCCAAGACCTACCTGGCCGAGGTGATCGGGCCGCTGCCGCGCAGCGTGGGCCGCACCCTGCAGGCCGGCGTCGAGCTGGAGGACGGCCCGGCGAAGGTGGACAACTTCCGCCTGGTGGACGCGATCGGCAAGACCGCCCAGGTGGAGATCGTCCTGCACGAGGGCCGCAAGCACATCGTCCGCCGGATGATGGACGCGGTCGGTCACCCGGTCACCCGGCTGATCCGCACGGCGGTCGGCCCGATCCGGCTCGGTGACCTGCGGCCGGGGCACTTCCGGCACCTGTCCCAGGCCGAGGTGGCCGCCCTGTTCAAGGCAGTCGGCGACTGA
- a CDS encoding segregation and condensation protein A, translating into MVYGRHVPEESAQPAAGVVDAPAVSDDAVMAEVAEADSGGFTVRLENFTGPFDLLLQLIGKHKLDVTEIALHQVTDDFIAYIRAMGDDWDLGETSEFLLVAATLLDLKAARLLPAAEVEDEEDLALLEARDLLFARLLQYRAFKEAAAHIAELEASGARRWPRLVTLEPRYAEALPELVLGIGPERLLKLALKQFLPKPGPPQVSIAHIHQVRVSVREHASLLRDRLRRAGVATFSLLVADCENTLEVVARFLALLELYREGLIDFEQPVSLDELTVRWIGGDGEVELDIDDYEGTKPAPEGSAEPNSAQAGGDPADDAGTAAVSDENGVDDLDERPSSGDLGGVEETS; encoded by the coding sequence ATGGTCTACGGTCGGCACGTGCCCGAAGAGTCCGCCCAGCCCGCAGCAGGCGTCGTCGACGCCCCTGCCGTCTCCGACGATGCCGTCATGGCCGAGGTCGCGGAGGCCGATTCCGGCGGATTCACGGTACGGCTGGAGAACTTCACCGGCCCGTTCGACCTGCTGCTGCAGCTGATCGGCAAGCACAAGCTGGACGTGACCGAGATCGCGCTGCACCAGGTCACCGACGACTTCATCGCCTACATCCGGGCCATGGGCGACGACTGGGACCTCGGTGAGACGAGCGAGTTCCTCCTGGTCGCGGCGACCCTGCTGGACCTGAAGGCGGCCCGGCTGCTGCCCGCGGCCGAGGTGGAGGACGAGGAGGACCTGGCGCTGCTGGAGGCGCGCGACCTGCTCTTCGCCCGGCTCCTGCAGTACAGAGCGTTCAAGGAGGCAGCCGCGCACATCGCGGAACTCGAGGCGAGCGGCGCGCGTCGCTGGCCGCGACTGGTCACTCTGGAGCCACGGTACGCGGAAGCGCTGCCGGAGCTGGTTCTCGGGATCGGCCCGGAGCGGCTCCTGAAACTCGCGCTGAAGCAGTTCCTCCCCAAGCCGGGACCGCCGCAGGTCTCCATCGCGCACATCCACCAGGTCCGGGTGAGCGTCCGCGAGCACGCGTCCCTGTTGCGCGACAGGTTGCGGCGGGCCGGGGTGGCGACGTTCAGCCTGCTCGTCGCGGACTGCGAGAACACCCTGGAGGTGGTCGCCCGGTTCCTGGCGCTCTTGGAGCTCTACCGGGAGGGGCTGATCGACTTCGAGCAGCCGGTCTCGCTGGACGAGCTGACGGTGCGCTGGATCGGCGGGGACGGCGAGGTCGAGCTGGACATCGACGACTACGAGGGGACCAAACCGGCGCCCGAGGGGTCTGCCGAGCCGAACTCCGCCCAGGCCGGGGGCGATCCGGCCGATGATGCCGGGACAGCCGCCGTTTCGGACGAGAATGGCGTGGACGATCTTGACGAGCGGCCGTCCAGTGGCGATCTTGGCGGGGTGGAGGAGACATCGTGA
- a CDS encoding flavoprotein, with translation MTLYLIVCATGPAPGAGELVTLSQRAGWDVQVVATPLALDFLDLAAIEEQTGRPVRSRYRLPSEPKPPRPEAIIVAPASYNTINKFALGIADTYPLGLLAEAPGLGIPVVILPSVNPSLAGRVPYQASVARLRAEGVELLDPPPAGAFPWHTALEALSRRLP, from the coding sequence GTGACCCTGTACCTGATCGTCTGTGCCACCGGCCCGGCGCCCGGCGCCGGCGAGCTCGTCACCCTGTCCCAGCGGGCCGGCTGGGACGTGCAGGTCGTCGCCACCCCGCTCGCCCTCGACTTCCTCGACCTGGCGGCGATCGAGGAGCAGACCGGGCGGCCGGTGCGCAGCCGGTACCGCCTGCCCAGCGAGCCGAAACCGCCCCGGCCGGAGGCCATCATCGTGGCTCCGGCCAGCTACAACACCATCAACAAGTTCGCGCTCGGTATCGCCGACACGTACCCGCTGGGGCTGCTCGCCGAAGCGCCCGGCCTGGGCATCCCGGTGGTGATCCTCCCGTCGGTGAACCCGTCCCTGGCGGGACGTGTCCCCTATCAGGCCAGCGTGGCCCGGCTGCGCGCCGAGGGGGTGGAGTTGCTCGACCCACCCCCGGCCGGCGCGTTCCCGTGGCACACGGCTCTGGAGGCCCTCAGTCGCCGACTGCCTTGA
- a CDS encoding class I SAM-dependent methyltransferase: protein MSLLDDPGLFGRQWAAGYDRPGNPDPEPAAAFLAGLAGDGPALELAIGSGRVALPLAAHGVPVEGIEASPEMVELLREKPGGESLPVVVGDMADVAVNGAYPLVYLVFNTLFNLTVPGRQEDCFRNVARVLAPGGRFVIEAFVPDEAKFATEEREVQVHDVTEDSVTVRMHRYDREAQTFLRQTLTFTGNGVQLRPFGMRYQWPEQIDGFAEAAGLRLEARYADWDRSLFTVESRSHISVYRKD from the coding sequence ATGTCTCTCTTGGATGACCCCGGACTGTTCGGGCGGCAGTGGGCCGCCGGCTACGACCGGCCCGGCAATCCCGACCCGGAGCCGGCCGCCGCGTTCCTCGCCGGGCTGGCCGGGGACGGACCGGCGCTGGAGCTGGCGATCGGGAGCGGCCGGGTGGCTCTGCCGCTGGCGGCTCACGGCGTACCCGTGGAAGGAATCGAAGCCTCACCGGAGATGGTGGAGCTGCTGCGGGAGAAGCCCGGCGGGGAATCCCTGCCGGTCGTCGTCGGTGACATGGCGGACGTGGCCGTGAACGGCGCCTACCCTCTCGTCTACCTGGTGTTCAACACCCTCTTCAACCTCACCGTCCCGGGACGGCAGGAGGACTGCTTCCGCAACGTGGCACGCGTTCTCGCGCCCGGCGGCCGGTTCGTGATCGAGGCGTTCGTGCCGGACGAGGCGAAGTTCGCGACGGAGGAGCGGGAGGTGCAGGTGCACGACGTCACCGAGGACTCGGTGACGGTCCGCATGCATCGGTACGACCGGGAGGCGCAGACCTTCCTGCGGCAGACCCTGACGTTCACCGGGAACGGCGTCCAGCTGCGGCCGTTCGGGATGCGTTATCAGTGGCCGGAGCAGATCGACGGGTTCGCCGAGGCGGCCGGGCTGCGGCTGGAGGCGCGGTACGCGGACTGGGACCGCAGCCTGTTCACCGTGGAGAGCCGGAGCCACATCTCGGTCTACCGCAAGGATTAG
- a CDS encoding GNAT family N-acetyltransferase: MKSLITPRLVLREWEEKDAGFILDMYSRWDVMRYLGAEPQVLTDLAGARARLAAWRDRQDDVHTVWAVQDRQTGHLLGTAFLVRLLAGTPLTPAAETEIGWHLHPDAWGRGYATEAATAVLAYAARFGISPVLAVTYPENAASQAVCRRLGMRHLGRTDRYYNMTCELFST; this comes from the coding sequence ATGAAGTCACTGATCACTCCGCGTCTGGTGTTACGCGAGTGGGAGGAGAAGGACGCCGGGTTCATCCTGGACATGTACTCGCGCTGGGACGTGATGCGCTATCTCGGCGCCGAGCCGCAGGTGCTCACGGATCTGGCCGGCGCCCGTGCCCGGCTCGCCGCGTGGCGCGACCGGCAGGACGACGTGCACACCGTCTGGGCGGTACAGGACCGGCAGACCGGGCACCTGCTCGGCACCGCTTTCCTGGTGAGACTGCTGGCCGGCACGCCGCTCACCCCGGCCGCCGAGACCGAGATCGGCTGGCACCTGCACCCGGACGCGTGGGGCCGGGGCTACGCCACCGAGGCGGCGACGGCCGTTCTCGCGTACGCGGCCCGCTTCGGTATCTCCCCGGTGCTGGCCGTGACGTACCCGGAGAACGCCGCGTCGCAGGCGGTGTGCCGCAGGCTGGGCATGCGGCACCTGGGCCGGACCGATCGCTACTACAACATGACCTGCGAACTCTTCTCGACATAG